The genome window CCAGAGGGCAGTCGGTAGCGGGGGCTGCTATTTCTGTTTTTGCTCAGATCTTGGCTTTGGAAGAGTCACTAGCATGTGTCCTTTGACCaatttacttaacttctctgagcctcagtctccccatctgcaaAGTGAAAACTAAGCAAGCAGCTACCTGACAAGGTGGTGCGGAGAATGAAATGGGGCCACGGGTCTAAGGGGTCCAGCACCACCCTGGAGGAACGAGTCTTTCCTAGCTGCATCTAAGGCTCAGCTCAGAGGTCTGCTCCCGGGGATGGGCTCTTTGGGGCATGCACGGCCTCCTCTGGGGACCTCAGGAACTGGGTTTCAAGCCTTGGCATATGCTGCACCAAACCATCACCAGTTTGCTCCTTAACCAGACCATCACCTCCACCTGTGAGCCACTGCAGGTGGTGAGAGTGATGGCGTGGGGCGGGGGGCTCGCTGTCTCTCCCTTTGCACCCAGCACAGGGGTGGGTGAAGGATGCCGCCACAGAAAAATTAATACATAGAAACAGTGACAAACGTGAAACTGGCACCTAGTGGGTGCAGGTGAGTGCTTGCTGGATGTCTCCCTAAGGATTAGGGGTCAAGGTGGCCTATTAACCTGAGGTCGCACAGGTAAGAGCGGTAGGAAGTGGTTTGACGACTAGACTGAATGTGTAACTGCCTTCTGCAGAGCCCACACCTGCCGTGCTCTGCCCTTTGTTTGCTTTGTGAACAAAATTAGCTTTGTACCGGAGGCTGCTTCCTGAGTGAGGGAGCGTGGAAGGACAAGGTCATCTTAGCGATCAGGGCCAGACGCGGAAGCCTCCAGACAGGCGTTCTGGAGAGGCGCCTTTGGGTGACTTGGAGGGTGGACGTGAGGGAGACAGCCTAGAGGCTGGAAGGCCAGGAGGAGGCTGGATGCAGGAGCCATGAAGCTTGTTCCACAAGCATAGCAGTGGAGGGGGAGGGTCTGGGACCCAAGTCTACTGGGGACACTCCACACCTGGCCGATGGAAGGACCAGAGTTACTCGAGGCCTAGGGGACCATTTGGTCAGTTTCAGCCCCAAAGTGCTCCACAGGGACCGGCACCCAGAGCGGGTGGGTGTGCAGTGCCCATCCAAGCCTTTCTGGAGTCTGACGCTCAGTGCTCAACAGCAGACAAGTACCCCACTGCAGGTCCTAAAACCTGTTTGCATCCCCTGGCTCATGTGTACTTCAGGCGACTCTGGGAGGTGAGCTGGACAGGCTGCCTGAGGACAGGCCTCACCCTCTacgagatgaggaaactgaggcccaagacgGGCAGGGACTCGCTCAAGCCACAGAGCgaggagggcagagctgagaTCAGGGCTGGGCAGTTGCCTTTCCATCCCAGTGCACCACAGCAGATGCCGAAAACATCACCTCTACATCCCTGGCACTCAGCACAGTTCCCGGCATGGGATGGGAAGCTGACAAATGAATcagggaatgaatgagtgaataaatgaatgaatgaatgagtgggttTGTCACACGGACCAGCATTCCGGGGGGGGGGAGGAGGCAAAGGCATGGTctgtgggaagagaaaggaaagtaataTTGAACACCCGTATGTCTGCTGTCCTGCCAGCATCCTTTCATTTAGTCATCTCAACAGCTGGAGCTCCCTCCCACCTGTAACCCTCCTCCCCACGGGCGAGCTCACTCGGGCCACTCAAGTCTTTGTTGAGGTTCCCCTTAATATTTTGCATGGGCTTTGTCACCAGTGAATTGATCTAAATCTCATTCTGATCCTGTTTATCTTTTCAGCCTGGGTATCTCTTTGGAGGCTGAATCCTAGGGCATCGTCTCTCTTGCATTTCCTGCATCCTGGAGAGTCAATGGTCTCCAAgcctttttgtctgtttgttttttcaatagcCTCCTAGATTTTGCTCtgttctctcctctctgctctcctctgTCATGGACCAGAGCCGCATTCCCCTTCACTGACATCCTCATCTTATCCTTGTGGTTCACATCCTATGGGGCAACCAGAGCCCTCTTTCCAAGGCACAGAGCTGCCTGGGTTACCCCCTCCTTGCTTCTAATCCTCCCATCTTCCCCTAAGACCTAGGCTACAATGTCCAAGCCTGGCTTTCAAGGCTCTGCCTTCCTCCCCGCACTGGAGCACCCCCAAAGTAAGAGCTGATGCTCAATGAATGTGGGCCGAGTGGGCTCTCTGACTGAACCTGCAGGAGGCAGCATTAGTGCATGGCCATTGGAGGGCTGTCCTGGCCAGTTCAGATGAACACTTAGGACCAGTaagtaagtggcagagttgagtCTCAAAGTTAGGGTTCCTGACTGTAAGGACCAGGTAGCTAGAAAAAAGGGCCCACAAGTTCTGGAGTCGAGGGAACTCCAGTCACATCCCAGCTGTGCGGCCCTGGCCAAGTTCTCTGAGTCTGGACTTGCTTCTTTTAGAACGGAGGTAAAAAGTTCTGTTTGGGGGAAGGAACAACACGAGATTTGGAAAGTGCTCATGAGGCATTTCCAACCCATAATGTTCCAGCCAGCACCTCGGGGACAGCTGCCACTTGAGTGGCTTCCATGAGTGGGACCCCCTCGGGTCCCCAACCCACACACAAGCAACCCTAGCAGTTACCTGTCTGTGGCTCCCTGGGGGGCCGCGACCTCTGTCCCACTCCACACCTGGAGCCTCAGGGGCCTCTCTTCCTGCCACCCGGGTTCTTGGCTTTGATTCCTCTTCAGCTGAGAGCTGCTGTCCCTCAGCGAAGTTCTGTCGGCGATGTGGCCGGCGGGCCGGCAGCGGAAGAGGCGCTGGTACGCCGTGCGGAAGTCTCTGCTCAGCGTGGCGTACAGGATGGGGTTCAGGGCCGAGTTGGCATAGCCCAGCCACAGAACAATGGCTTCGAAGGTCTCGTTGATGGCATCATCCCCTCTCAGCCCACGGTAAACAAACACAGTGAAGTAGGGGAACCAACAGACGATGAAGGCTCCCATGACGGCGGCCAGAGTCACTGTGGCTTTGTGCTCCCGGAGGGTGGCTGTCCTCCAGGAGTTGATATGATGGACCCTCTTGGCCTGATCCCGGGCAATCTTGAAGATGCGGTAGTAGGTGATGCACATGACCAGCAGGGGCAGGTAGAAGGTGACCAGCCCGTCCACCAGGCCGTACACCAAGTTGACCTGGACTTTGCACTTGGAGACGGTGTGATTGGTGTTGTTGGTCTCCGCCCTGCTGTTCCACCCCAGGTGGATAGACAGGAAGGACAGTGTGATGGAGATGACCCAAATTAAGACCAGGGAGATGGCGACCCGGAAAGGGGTCACCAGCACGGGGTAGCGCAGGGGGTCCGTGACGGCGCAGTACCGGTCCAGGCTGATCATGAAGAGGTTGAGGATGGAGGCCGTGCAGAGCATGACGTCCAGGCTGGTGTAGATATTGCAGAAGGCCTCGCCGAAGCCCCACTGGCACGACAGCTCGTGGAAGGCCGAGAAGGGCAGCACCAGCAGGCCGAGGAGCAGGTCAGTGATGGCCAGGGACACGATGAAGCAGTTGGTGAGACTCCGCAGCCGCCGGGTCAAGCCCACCGCCAGGCAGACGACCACGTTGCCGGCGATGGTGATGAGGATGAGGGCGGTGAGGACCAAGCTGACGGTGACCCTGAACGCGGTATGGTTCAGACAGGAGGAGGGGTCCGTGCTGTTGGACGCCATGCTGGGGCCCTATggctcctccccctgccctcggCCCCGGGGCTGCTCCTTCTGCAGGTCCCCAACGTGTCAGTTATGTCACCACTGGGCTCCAGGCTGCCCAAAAGAGCCAAAAGGAGTGTCCAAATGTGGGGAGGCTACAATGACTGACCTGGGTGCTGTTTTCCTAGAAATTAATAAAGCAGTCTGTGAGGAGGTGGTAGGCatgagaatgaatgaagaagGAAAGCTAGTCTCTGAAGCGAAGTTCCTGGTTCAAACCCCATTCCTCACATCGGCCCCTGCAGAGCTGGCTTCCTCCCGGGACTGGAGCTGATTTCCACTGTCCAGGTTTTGCATAGAGACTGAGGCA of Vicugna pacos chromosome 22, VicPac4, whole genome shotgun sequence contains these proteins:
- the HRH2 gene encoding histamine H2 receptor, yielding MASNSTDPSSCLNHTAFRVTVSLVLTALILITIAGNVVVCLAVGLTRRLRSLTNCFIVSLAITDLLLGLLVLPFSAFHELSCQWGFGEAFCNIYTSLDVMLCTASILNLFMISLDRYCAVTDPLRYPVLVTPFRVAISLVLIWVISITLSFLSIHLGWNSRAETNNTNHTVSKCKVQVNLVYGLVDGLVTFYLPLLVMCITYYRIFKIARDQAKRVHHINSWRTATLREHKATVTLAAVMGAFIVCWFPYFTVFVYRGLRGDDAINETFEAIVLWLGYANSALNPILYATLSRDFRTAYQRLFRCRPAGHIADRTSLRDSSSQLKRNQSQEPGWQEERPLRLQVWSGTEVAAPQGATDRRLALSCTTCSSNLLSCCKSLWGIRFLQRHVGGPSEEQLGKPLSKEPPRTLPSEAV